A portion of the Thermosediminibacter oceani DSM 16646 genome contains these proteins:
- a CDS encoding sulfide/dihydroorotate dehydrogenase-like FAD/NAD-binding protein, with protein sequence MALNYQCIDAASPYCPCYLAEINSCIVCSIVQGKETCDCRWQGFCVYQEFIWNGRRKKEPRRTLEVKIIEKRTVTNNLIVFKVSLPFPILSREYSQPGTYAFLRAVNSPCYFEFPLCVMDTDDDKNALTFAMQIIGPKTRNLAQENRILLLRGPYYNGIFGLKHIKSSVNKKCLLIGRGIGQASLVLVAKTLVRGGNDITAFLDPGAINCNPVRELLESLGVRVHVFEFSGSSYKKYLGELIENGGYEIIYSGGSQIQHNMIKNLVEKSGRKIALAVSNNAKMCCGEGVCGSCETLTGGERLRLCKVQTDIHNVMGVNVYA encoded by the coding sequence ATGGCTCTAAATTACCAGTGCATAGATGCGGCATCACCTTATTGCCCCTGCTATCTGGCAGAGATCAACAGCTGTATCGTTTGCTCTATAGTACAGGGTAAGGAGACATGTGATTGCCGATGGCAGGGATTTTGCGTTTACCAGGAATTCATATGGAACGGCAGGAGGAAAAAAGAACCCCGGAGAACTCTGGAAGTAAAGATAATTGAAAAAAGGACGGTTACCAATAACCTAATCGTATTTAAAGTCTCTCTCCCTTTTCCTATTTTAAGTAGGGAATACAGTCAGCCCGGAACATACGCGTTTCTAAGGGCAGTAAATTCCCCCTGCTATTTTGAGTTTCCCCTTTGTGTGATGGATACGGATGATGATAAAAATGCTTTAACCTTCGCCATGCAGATAATAGGTCCTAAGACAAGAAATCTAGCTCAGGAAAATAGGATATTGCTTTTAAGAGGCCCTTATTACAACGGCATTTTCGGGTTAAAACATATAAAATCGAGCGTGAATAAAAAGTGCCTGCTGATTGGGAGGGGTATAGGTCAGGCATCCCTGGTGCTGGTTGCAAAGACCCTCGTTAGAGGTGGGAATGATATAACGGCATTTCTGGACCCGGGAGCCATAAATTGTAACCCAGTCAGGGAACTCCTAGAATCTCTTGGCGTAAGAGTTCATGTTTTCGAGTTTTCGGGTTCTTCCTACAAAAAGTACCTCGGTGAATTAATTGAAAACGGCGGTTATGAAATCATTTACAGCGGTGGTTCGCAGATCCAGCATAATATGATAAAGAACTTAGTGGAGAAAAGCGGCCGAAAAATAGCTCTTGCTGTTTCCAATAATGCCAAGATGTGCTGCGGTGAAGGGGTCTGCGGCAGCTGTGAGACGCTGACCGGTGGCGAAAGACTTCGACTCTGTAAGGTCCAAACCGATATCCACAATGTAATGGGGGTTAATGTATATGCCTAG
- a CDS encoding FAD-dependent oxidoreductase produces MPRVIIIGGGWAGCGAALAAKKAGADVVLLEKTDMLLGCGLVGGIMRNNGRYTAAEEAIALGAGELFDIADATARHHNVNFPGHSHATLYDVTKIEPRVREFLLNLGIEIRFQARAVDVKMKGKTITGIILSDDEVVEGDVFVETTGSSGPVGNCLKYGHGCCMCVQRCPAFGPRVSISKKAGVEDLVGKRSPDLCGAMSGSCKLNKESLGDEIRRELEEKGVVVIELPEKFIHKEKLSMKVCQQYALEEYARSIILLDTGYAKLMTPFFKLEELRKIKGFENARFEDPYAASKGNSIRYMSMAPRDDFMKVQGVENLFCAGEKSGPVVGHTEAICTGILAGHNAVRKALKIEMLKLPRELAIGDFIAFVNEEVKKPEGLYRRYTFAGALYFERMKKLGLYLTEKEAIKEKVSRLGLSGIFNENIVVNEGKR; encoded by the coding sequence ATGCCTAGGGTAATAATAATAGGTGGAGGCTGGGCCGGTTGCGGTGCAGCTCTTGCAGCCAAAAAGGCAGGAGCCGATGTGGTACTTCTGGAAAAAACCGATATGCTTCTGGGCTGCGGACTGGTAGGAGGTATAATGAGAAACAACGGCCGGTATACGGCGGCCGAGGAGGCGATTGCGCTTGGAGCAGGCGAGCTATTCGATATCGCCGATGCCACAGCAAGACATCACAATGTGAATTTTCCCGGTCATTCCCACGCAACCCTTTACGATGTGACAAAAATAGAGCCCCGGGTGAGGGAATTTCTGCTGAACCTTGGGATCGAAATACGATTCCAAGCTCGAGCCGTTGATGTCAAGATGAAAGGGAAGACCATAACCGGCATTATTCTGTCCGACGATGAGGTGGTCGAGGGTGATGTGTTCGTTGAGACCACCGGATCGTCGGGGCCAGTAGGTAATTGCTTAAAGTACGGGCATGGTTGCTGCATGTGCGTACAGAGGTGTCCTGCCTTCGGGCCCAGGGTAAGTATCAGCAAAAAAGCGGGTGTTGAAGACCTGGTTGGCAAAAGATCCCCGGACCTGTGCGGGGCAATGAGCGGTTCATGTAAGTTGAATAAGGAATCTCTAGGGGACGAAATTAGAAGGGAACTCGAAGAAAAAGGTGTCGTCGTCATAGAGTTGCCCGAAAAATTCATTCATAAAGAAAAGCTTTCGATGAAAGTTTGCCAGCAGTACGCTCTGGAAGAATACGCAAGGAGCATCATTCTGCTGGATACAGGGTATGCGAAGCTAATGACTCCGTTTTTCAAATTAGAGGAACTTCGGAAAATAAAAGGTTTTGAAAATGCCCGCTTCGAGGATCCTTATGCTGCCAGCAAGGGCAACTCGATTCGATACATGTCAATGGCGCCCCGGGACGATTTCATGAAAGTTCAAGGAGTAGAAAATCTTTTCTGCGCCGGTGAGAAATCCGGCCCTGTTGTAGGTCACACCGAAGCTATATGTACGGGAATTCTTGCGGGCCACAATGCAGTGCGAAAGGCGCTAAAGATTGAAATGTTAAAACTGCCCAGAGAGCTAGCCATAGGCGATTTCATAGCCTTCGTCAACGAAGAAGTGAAAAAACCCGAAGGTCTATACAGACGTTATACTTTTGCCGGAGCCCTGTATTTCGAAAGAATGAAAAAACTGGGACTTTACCTCACGGAAAAAGAGGCGATTAAGGAAAAGGTTAGTCGCCTAGGGCTTTCAGGAATTTTTAATGAAAATATAGTTGTCAATGAAGGAAAAAGATAG
- a CDS encoding pseudouridine synthase: MEIRLQKFLAMAGIASRRACEKLILEGRVQVNGKTVRELGVKVDPALDEVRVDGNVCRLNNKPIYILMNKPKGILTTVKDPFGRPTVIDLLKGVRERVFPVGRLDKDTEGLLILTNDGELSYRLTHPKHEIEKTYVAKVVGTPDESDFIRLRRGIVLEDGRTAPAKVRILKAGRDFTVLEIIIHEGRKRQVRRMCKAIGHPVISLKRTRIGKLNLRGLAPGCWRYMTEAEIKYLKNL, from the coding sequence TTGGAGATAAGGTTGCAGAAGTTTCTCGCAATGGCCGGAATTGCATCGCGGCGAGCCTGCGAAAAATTAATCCTAGAGGGTCGCGTTCAAGTTAACGGTAAAACCGTAAGAGAACTCGGTGTTAAAGTTGATCCGGCTCTAGACGAAGTCAGGGTAGATGGTAACGTTTGCCGTCTCAATAATAAACCCATATATATACTTATGAACAAGCCGAAAGGTATACTGACAACTGTAAAAGATCCTTTTGGCCGTCCCACGGTAATAGATTTGTTAAAAGGTGTAAGAGAGAGGGTTTTCCCGGTGGGGCGCCTAGATAAAGATACAGAGGGATTGCTTATTTTAACCAACGACGGTGAACTATCATACAGGCTCACTCATCCTAAACATGAAATAGAAAAGACTTATGTAGCTAAGGTCGTGGGTACTCCGGATGAGAGCGATTTTATCAGGCTAAGGCGCGGAATAGTTCTGGAAGACGGGAGGACCGCCCCTGCAAAGGTGAGGATACTGAAAGCGGGAAGAGATTTTACTGTGCTGGAAATTATCATTCATGAAGGTCGAAAAAGACAGGTGCGGCGCATGTGCAAAGCTATAGGTCACCCGGTTATTTCTCTGAAAAGAACGCGCATAGGGAAACTGAACCTCAGGGGGCTGGCTCCCGGCTGCTGGCGGTATATGACAGAGGCAGAAATAAAGTACCTGAAAAACCTGTAA
- the speE gene encoding polyamine aminopropyltransferase, which produces MELWFTELQSKSIKMSYRVKDVLHTEKTKYQNLAIIETEHFGRMLILDDVVQLTMKDEFIYHEMMAHVPLVTHGNPERVLVIGGGDGGTLREILKHPVKEAHLVEIDERVIEASKKFFPALSVAFEDPRAKVFCEDGIAYVKRFKNYYDVIIVDSTDPVGPAVGLFAKEFYKDIYEALTDKGVFVAQTESPFYYEDLLKNVYSAVSSIFPHTAVYTATIPTYPGSLWTFTMGSKQIDPLTSDISNIPDLDTKYYTPSIQRSCFNLPAFINEIISK; this is translated from the coding sequence TTGGAACTCTGGTTCACCGAACTGCAGTCTAAAAGTATAAAAATGAGCTATAGGGTAAAGGATGTCCTACATACCGAAAAGACCAAGTACCAGAATCTCGCCATAATCGAAACCGAGCATTTCGGTAGAATGCTTATTCTGGACGATGTTGTCCAGCTAACGATGAAGGATGAGTTTATTTATCACGAAATGATGGCCCACGTCCCTCTGGTTACCCACGGCAATCCCGAGAGGGTGCTGGTAATCGGTGGCGGGGATGGGGGTACCCTCAGGGAAATACTGAAGCACCCGGTAAAAGAGGCTCATCTCGTGGAAATCGACGAGCGGGTGATCGAAGCCTCCAAGAAATTTTTCCCCGCTCTTAGTGTAGCTTTTGAAGATCCAAGGGCTAAAGTGTTCTGCGAAGATGGCATAGCTTATGTTAAAAGGTTCAAGAACTATTACGACGTCATAATTGTCGATTCAACGGACCCAGTAGGCCCTGCCGTGGGATTGTTTGCGAAGGAATTCTATAAAGACATTTACGAAGCCTTGACCGATAAGGGTGTTTTTGTGGCTCAGACCGAATCCCCCTTCTATTACGAGGATCTGCTTAAGAATGTATACAGTGCTGTTTCAAGTATTTTCCCGCATACGGCTGTGTACACAGCTACAATTCCGACTTATCCCGGCTCATTATGGACTTTTACAATGGGTTCCAAGCAAATCGACCCCCTCACCAGCGATATTTCGAATATACCTGACCTGGATACAAAGTATTATACGCCGTCTATTCAAAGAAGTTGCTTCAATCTGCCGGCTTTTATAAACGAAATCATTTCGAAATAG
- the speB gene encoding agmatinase codes for MKGFDKLLDQGKFLRSKDNYEESRAVIVGVPMDFTVSFRPGTRMAPRKIREVSYGLEDYSPYSDDSLNDKKYYDAGDLDIPFGNVRKSLEIIEQAAAMILKDGKIPVFIGGEHLITYPVVKQVAKKYPELKVIQFDAHADLRDTFFDEKLSHATVMRRVCECIRENHLYQFGIRSGVKEEFAFAEKYTNMNLIDVKAPFMENLNELRGYPVYITVDIDVVDPAFAPGTGTPEPGGCSSKEILEVVSCFRELNIVGFDLVEVSPINDLSERTSLLAAKILRELLLAVC; via the coding sequence TTGAAGGGATTCGATAAACTACTGGACCAGGGCAAATTTCTGCGGTCAAAGGATAATTACGAGGAAAGCAGAGCCGTCATAGTTGGAGTTCCTATGGATTTTACCGTAAGTTTCAGACCGGGGACCCGAATGGCGCCCAGGAAAATCCGTGAAGTGTCGTACGGTTTGGAAGACTACAGCCCCTATTCCGACGATTCGCTTAACGACAAGAAGTATTACGACGCGGGCGATTTGGACATACCTTTCGGCAATGTAAGGAAGAGCCTGGAGATTATAGAGCAGGCTGCTGCGATGATACTAAAAGACGGGAAAATACCCGTTTTTATCGGGGGAGAACACCTGATAACATACCCCGTAGTAAAACAGGTGGCAAAAAAATATCCCGAACTTAAGGTCATCCAGTTCGATGCCCATGCAGACCTGAGGGATACTTTTTTCGATGAAAAACTTTCCCATGCTACGGTAATGCGGAGGGTGTGTGAGTGCATCCGAGAAAACCACCTTTATCAGTTCGGCATAAGGTCCGGTGTAAAAGAGGAATTCGCGTTTGCCGAAAAGTACACGAATATGAATCTTATAGATGTAAAGGCCCCATTTATGGAGAACTTGAATGAATTAAGAGGATATCCCGTTTACATTACGGTCGATATAGACGTGGTGGATCCAGCTTTCGCACCGGGTACCGGAACGCCCGAACCGGGTGGTTGCAGCTCAAAAGAAATCCTTGAAGTGGTTTCCTGTTTCAGGGAACTGAACATAGTCGGTTTTGACCTGGTGGAAGTATCACCGATTAATGATTTGTCCGAGAGGACTTCCTTGCTCGCAGCTAAAATTTTAAGGGAGTTGTTGCTGGCAGTCTGCTGA